aatggcCAGTGGCCTTCATTGACCTGAGGGGGCCCTCAACCCAACCAATCCACCCGTAGATACGCTGCGTGCATAACAAAGTGATGAAACACATCCCGAGAGCACGCTGTCAGAAGTGCAGGTTGAGTGGAGTCACCAAGTGTCCCTCAAGGTACCATctgtattcatttgttgtgtaagGGCCAAGTTACTATACTCCGAGGTAgcggtttgtatttttttttttttttacgtgatcTATTACAACCAAAATTACATTTCTGAATATTAAATCCAGCCGTATCAAGGCGTACCAGTGCAGTACAGTTTAATGTTTTGCGGTAAACCAACAATTATAGGAAAGGtacattaaaaagtcaatttaagtTCACCTATAAAGGTTGGATTGTATTTTTAGGTTTATCACGAAAGTTCTTCCGAAAAATGCTGTAACATTTGTGACTGTCCTCTGTGACCCAGCAGGGGGTGGGGCAGAACGCAGGAGGTCTGTTCAGAACAAAAATGGTGTGTTTTCTTACGAGGGTAAATATTGAGGGACGAGAAATAAACTTACGGAAAAaaggcaggattttttttctgctaaactGCCCGCCTCTCTGTTGCGTTGCCAAGGGCCCGTGCGTCACTTGATCCATTGTTTAGCGGACGGAGGTCTCGCTAAGCAAGTGGCGGCCTCCGCGCTCCAGCTGTAGCTCCTGCTCTGTTTATGTTTGCAAGGCCCTTTGCCTTGAAGTGGGCCTACACAAGCAAAGCTGAGCCATATGTGAGCGGCGGCCCGATGGAGAACCTTTTGCTGTAgcctgctttctttttttggaaccCACCTCTTTTCCCTCCTCTTCTCATCATTAGCTCCTCATCCTTTTCCCACCACCATTTTGTCTTCACATTGTGGTCTCTCGGAGAAGATGGAGGGCTGGAATTATCTTCGGTGTGACCACAAAGAATTGCTAAATATCTCATTGTGCTGCACGAACACTCATTACCTTTTCATGTAGCTACAGTGGAACCTTTGACGCCGAATACCTCTAAAGTGCTCACATTTGGGATTTTATACCAAGAATTAAGAGGGAACCCCTACTAATGAGTTATAATTTCACAAATACTCCATTTTTCACTAACTCATCAACAACTACTCTTGGCGGGGAAATGCACTTACTGTTACATTGAGTTACATTCCCTTCACTGCTTGAATGTATTATTGTTTGTACATTCTTTTTGGTTTGTCACACAGCGAGACTTGCATCACAGCTGTTTCACCAATCCACGATAAATGCAAGTGacgttaagtaaaaaaaaaaaaaaaaaatggaaagacacTTTTGAAATCCGCATGAAAAATACGTTGCAGGGACGCATAAAGCCATCTCTCTTAAAATGTGCTGTTACCGAAAGTAAATAATCTCCGACGTTCAtgtgctattaaaaaaataaattgtaagtTGCTCTCCAGTTACTCAGTACTTTACTCTTACTCAAGTACCcggtaattatttttcaaagtactttttactttgacttgtgTCCTTTTCTAAACTAGTACACTTACTTGAGTACAATTTTTGACTACTCTACCCACTAGAGCTCCTGAATTCAGCATATTTGGGGCAGGGGTGACCAGTTTGTTATTCCTCTAAAAGGTTTTATGATTGTGACGGCTGATTGGAAGATGGTGTCAATTATGATAGCGGATAGCGGCAATGACTTCCATGTCTTAACACTTGGCTCAAACCTTGAACGTGGCTGCTGACCCGCTCTCCTGGGTGGGCCACTGCTGCTTTACGCTTGTGTTGGATTATCTTTGGGTTAGGGTTCGGGTTATGGCCTTGTGTTTACTGAGACAACAAGCGAGAGGCGTCTCAGGAGGGGTGAGGCGTCACACAGGCAGCATCCTCAGAAGACAGCACCTTCTCCTCCACCCCCGTTTCGCCTTCAACACTCCTAACACGCGCACGCTGCATCGCTCATGTGGAGGTTGTCGTCCAGCGTGACCACCCACAGGCTTTGTGACATGAGAATAACATTCCCCTGGCTCCCGCTAGGTTTTTCAAGCCACGCTTATGGAGAATTTGTGCTCAATTGTGATCTGTTACATGAGCAGcccccaatcttttttttttttggtatggccACAGCAGTCAACTGGAGGTTCTGTTTGTATTGCCCTAAAATTATATGGACAAGAAAATCCATTGTAGTGCACGATTCAGAATTGATCAAGAATATATTCCGTAACCAGGGGTGTGCATGGGGGTGAGGGGAGCCACAAGGgtgggggatttaaaaaaaaatctaagattacttgaagccatttattttatttcccttTTGCGCGTTACGTCACAACCTTCGTAGGAACGTCCCCTCCACCTTGACGGATGGCAAAATAACGTTGTGCCTGTTGAAATCGTTGAAAAGCTGCTGGGTCAAAAGTAATTAACCCAACTTTAGGAAAACTGAACCCAATCTTCACAAAAGTGGAACAGAATCTTGGTGTCAGTTGTTCCATGTTGCCATGATCGGAGCAGACCACACACGAAAAGGCCAAAACTGTTAAATACTTGATTCTCTGTCTTTATGTGTGGGGTCTGACaatgattaaaaatgtttgaagatttgaaaaaaaatccttatgttTGTACCGAATTGTAATCACTGTGTCAGTCACTCAAGATGCAATCATAGACAGAAGTTTAAGATTCGAACTGCAATAATTTCAGAACCGTGAGACATGCTAGCATCAAGGCGCACAGTCCAAAAATTCCTTTGTAACAATAAAGGGCTTAATACAGTACCCTGGCCTGGTGGTCAGCAGACCATTTGCACAgtataaacatttttgtgtgaatgAAGCTCTGACATTtagctaaaatatatatattttttaaaggcaaGCGCTATGATCAGAGTCGTACTCAGTGTGCTCAGAGCTGGTTAAAGTAAATTACAACGTGGCAAAAAGTCGTGGTATCACTAAATTACAGAGCAGCCAAGGTGAGGAAAATCCCCACCCACCTGGGGTTTCAGAAGGGtaaacaaattttaatttcagccacacacacacctggaaagTCCCACATAAGTGTTGCATTAAACTACTGTACCGTATATGGAATAATTTTGCCCAACTAATGCTTGTTTTATCGATGTCTCTgcctattttgtatttcctcAACCAGCATACCTTGCACAATCTGCACAAGCTTATAAAAttattcatgacattttttttcgtgaACTTTATTGAGTCAAGGCACATTACATTAGAAAAATCTCatggcaaacaaacaaatggaactttcccaaaaacatacatacaaTCACAATTGTACTTGTGAACTCTGGGCCTGTTTGAACAATTTTGTTCGGCCAGTCACTTTATGTTCCagggttaaaaagaaaaatctttccTAAGTTTGATAATTTCTCATGCAATGGTTAAAAGTTACTCGTCTATAACATGTACATAACATAAAAGTTGTTTATCAAAACTACTGGTGACCTCTCGCGCAGTTACAAACACATCCAGTGTGAATCATAAAAAGAATGATACTATTTCTATATCAGCTGCTTTGCCGCAAgtgaaaaacatatttcagCCACAAAGGTATATGGTTATCTATGAAACTAATACACCactacaaaataaaaccagTAGATAATAAACAGTGTGAAATTAAATACCTGGTTGACGGTATCAATATTAAGCATCATTACTTGAgttacatgtttgcttttgttggcgCTAACCAATTCAACACCGTCCGACCACgtgacttttgttttcttgtcttcAACAACCAAGAGcaagtcaatattttttttcttctcagagGTCCCAGACTTAAAACATCCGTCcagccattatctgaaccgtttATCCCGTCCGGGGTCACGGGGACCTAAAACATCCCCGAGAAATTCTTAGAACGAGTTCTGTCCTGATTTCTAACATGTATCATTCAAAGTCTTGCCTTTTAACAACCCCTAGTGGTCTTATTAAATATTGCACCACATGTTACAACTTCAAACATTCCAATCTCCCCGTGTAGGCGATAACAAGGCATCCGTTTCTTGTGGATGTTCATTATTCAGGGCTTCACTATATTAACCAGAATTGTTTAATTCACTTTACACAATTTCCAGGTCCCAAGCccaggccccccaaaaaataggaAGGGTGTGCAGGAAGGGCATCCTGTGtaaaaactgtgccaaacaaatcatACAAGTGACTTAGTGTGCTGACCTTCCGGAAGTTGCAATAACTTGGCATGGTTATTGCACTCCATCTCCTTCAAGCTTCCTTTACAACAGGGCTGGAACTCTTTTCTGCTTGTTTTCTCTCCACGTACTCCTTTAGACCTTGTAGCATAAACTCTGTGTGGAGAATCTTGAGTGGGATGGTGTGCAGTAACCAACCCTGTGCACATCCACAAAAGAAGAATTATTTTCATGCTCCTTGCATCCATACAGCATTCACATCACTTCATTTTACTGTCCACAATTTGCTACGTTACAGCCTTATTCTAGACTGGAACAAATTTTCACCAACAACTATTGACCCTAAACACACAGCCAAGATAGCAACAGTGGCTTCGGCATGACTGTGAATGATCTTTGAGCGGACGAACTAGAGCTCAGACTTGAGTAATTATACATTTTCAGAGAGAAAATGGCTGTGTACCGAAGCTCCCCATCCGACATGATGGAGTTTGGGAGATGTGGCATAGGGGAATGGGCCACCCTGACTAAAAGCCAAGCTTGCGGCATGTGATCTCTACGTTTGTAATACATTTACACatacaaaacaaatggaaaagaaaacgtTTTTCATGGCGTTGTTTTATGGTATTCAACATTATaataagctagctagctagcaagttaTAGCTCACTATccagcttgctagctagctggatTGTGAACTGTAACTCGCGAGTTTACTTTATCATTTGTCACAGGCTACAGCTGCAATCGTCACATATAGTGGACATATATTACTCCTATCAAAAATATAGAAACAACCAACAAAGttcaaacaaaatcaacaagCAACATTGCAAAATTGattgtaccctgcctactgcccgaagacagctgggataggctccatcatgaccgcgaaccttgtgaggataagcggattagaaaatggatggatgaacacatattagggggggggggggggcaatttgttCCATTTTGGAGTTATGCTGTAAAGTAGCAAAACATGGACAATGTGAAGTGCTCTGTCATAGTTTTCGGTTGTACTTTACCAGTAACTAGTACCTAACAGTGAGTTTTCCTTACCAGGAACATGTGACAGAGGCTGCCGTACGTTTTGTCCCCAGCTCTGATATATTGCAGCGAACTCGTCACAAAATCTTGTGGGGCCAACATGGTCGCGTTCGTTTGCTGGTAGCCCACCATGCGAGTGGAGACGCCGAAGGGTGTGACTGCCTGAGACAACAAGAAGCAAAGCGGTAAAAGGAGAAGCCGTGCCGATCCCTTTTGTGTAGTTAAAGGAAGGGTGGGGATCTTTTCTGAGGGCCATGACGAATTTGCAATTATTTAactaataattaaaaacaagcaAGTTCATTATGAGACTTTGTGAGCATTTACGGATTAAATGTTTTGGGGTGGGGACTACCGCGACCTGTTGGAATGTGAGCATAACTTGTTTCTGTCTTTTTGTGCACTATGaatgcctggcaaccagttcagggtgcctcTCGCccgtttttctcagtttttacAATCGTGTAACAGGCTCGGCTGTTGGTtccccacccctgatttaaagggTTTAGATGGTTCTGGTACCTGTATAATAATGCCTTTGTCTTTGTATTCTGCGTAAAGACCTTGAGAAAATCTCTCCACAAATATCTGCAAGAGTGAGACACAAAGCTGAATTAGGGGAACAACGTTAAAAGTCACAGAGAGGTTGAATAACCGATGCTCAATACTCACTTTAGATGCAGCGTACAGCGAATACATAGGAAAGGGAATGGAGGCAATTCCGGATGCAATGTTTACGATCACCCCTTTTCTCCTGTTtaccacacacatacaaaatctCAGAAAACAGCTTGGTTCATGCAATTACGGGCCACATCCTTTGGTACTCCTGCACTCTGCGAGTGATGTCATTGCACCAACTTGGGTCGCTAAATGTGGAAACCAAAAACAACTCTGTATGATGCAGCGCAGTTCTAAATCACAAACTCAGAGCCAGCCTACACCTTCATGGAGCCGCGTgcaaaatttgatttttggCCCTCTATTTCAACCAGTATTATAGATGATCGATCACTCACACATCTACTATTAAGTCAATGTAGTCGTGTTACTAACAGCGTCAAAACTTCTTGCTCTGTTTTTGTGATGTGCAAAACTCGAGCTTCAAATAAAGTAACGAAAATTTGTAAATAAACTCCCCTATCCCAACATTGTTCTTGCTCAGTTCTCCGGGATCTGTTAACAGTTAACTGGTCAGCCACAGCAGTAAACATACAGTCAAAAGAAAATCACAGGTGGGCATTATTTTTGTTATCATTGGACTGAGTCGCAAATTATTCtgcgggtgtacctaatgaagtggccatttTTCTGCATATAGTTCAACaccagtttttttctttgttattgtCATCAACCACTAGCAGCCATTATAGTCACATAATTAGTTACAGCAAATGAGGGAAACCTGTTTTCCATGCCTGGAAGGATTATTTTGCACATCTGttgcaaagagagagagagagagagattttaggGATATGCAAAGTATTTTGTACTTTGAAATATAAGAAACGCAGACAGAACGTTAAACTTCCCAAGTCAAACACAATACAAATCTGTGATGCTGGTTGATGTCcaagttaaccctttcagggacagtggttactacagtggacagtttatcgtgttatcaagttacaggttacatcaggcatgtccaaagtccggcccgcgggccaaatccggcccgcggtcgaatttcatccggccctcggcccccgtcataaaatcagtgccgtctggcccgcaggttgggcgcaatggaacacgcgttgcattgactgaggtctcgtagactggggagtgatgtttcatagagtactgcttccctctagtggctaaatgagtaatagcattcactaaatgagtaatagcatttagacactagagggcatcactcacgagttaacaagacatcactccgtgtttatattgactgatatgtcatatttcaaattcctgtttcaaatgaaccaaaagaaattcttaagattgtcgaaattaaaataaaaatggaaatgtgaaacagactggcttactaaaatttgttgaacaatattgttgttcaatgtaaagaatgtcagccaaggtcggcccccccgacattttaccacataaaatctggcccccttggcaaaaagtttggacacccctgggttacatgaaagggttaatgtaatTTCAAGGGATTATTTTTAGCACAGAAAATAGtgcaaaatgattttaattgaTTCTAATCTGTTGCTTTACTGAAAGGATATTAACTAAGTCAAactaaaatcatttaaaaagagtCATCCTTTGAACAATCTTGACAGAAACTTGAAAATTGAGAGGGAACAGGAAGGtgtttgaaacacattttcccTGATGATTGTGTTTAACTCCTAATCGTATCACTTTTGGGACATttgtggaggttccactgtgttCTTACCTTCACCATGGTTTTCACATTACAATTTATCACCCTCTTGATTGTCTGTAAGGGAAGATAACAAGCTTTGCAATCATCTGACCTTTGAGAAGAAAATACTGTGCAATGTAATGAATAAGAGGCTGCACTTGGGTGAGGTAATTGGTTTGGAACtagctttcaaagtaaaagtactCTTACTTTGTACTGGAGTTGAAGTACCGACAGtggcgcatgaaagggttaaataaaagtaacacattACACCAACTGACCTACGAACTTTTAtctgttttgaaatgttaagataagataagatatcctttattcgtcccacacttgggaaatttacagcctccagcagcaggaatgcatgtagaaagaagaaaggagaaagagaaaaaaaaacaacaaacatctttcaattaaatacaatatgaacacaatggataaatctccATTGCATGTTGCATGTGtacgttaaaataaataagtacagATACCTGGAAAATCTATTTAGGTTCCGACCACCGCACCACTTAAACAAAACTTGCAAAAGTTTCTCATCGTCACTCATGTCAATATATTTGTCAACCTCTTGGCCACGACTAACCTGGTCCAGATCTTCATCTTCAAGGAACCGGCGAGGCACCACACTGGGCATCATGCCTACATTGTTCACTGGCACACAATAGCAAATACGTCCAACTTTGATGGATTGCGTTTGATAACGATTTCCACCAATTGTGTTAAGTGGGGCTGTATAAACAAATAGTGACGAGAATGATGATCGCTGCGGAAGTCGTACCTAATACACCAATGTCCAAGTACTTAAGCTGCTCCTCAATATCAGCGAAGACGTCGTCCTTGGTG
This sequence is a window from Hippocampus zosterae strain Florida chromosome 6, ASM2543408v3, whole genome shotgun sequence. Protein-coding genes within it:
- the hsd17b3 gene encoding 17-beta-hydroxysteroid dehydrogenase type 3 isoform X2; its protein translation is MKSFTEWFFTTLGAAVVIYYGAKLLLFTRMLYPKRWFPLTKSFFSSMGEWAVVTGASEGIGRQYAFALAEQGMNVVIMSRTKMTLDKVAKEISETTRRLVKVIVVDFTKDDVFADIEEQLKYLDIGVLVNNVGMMPSVVPRRFLEDEDLDQTIKRVINCNVKTMVKMCKIILPGMENRRKGVIVNIASGIASIPFPMYSLYAASKIFVERFSQGLYAEYKDKGIIIQAVTPFGVSTRMVGYQQTNATMLAPQDFVTSSLQYIRAGDKTYGSLCHMFLGWLLHTIPLKILHTEFMLQGLKEYVERKQAEKSSSPVVKEA
- the hsd17b3 gene encoding 17-beta-hydroxysteroid dehydrogenase type 3 isoform X1, with translation MKSFTEWFFTTLGAAVVIYYGAKLLLFTRMLYPKRWFPLTKSFFSSMGEWAVVTGASEGIGRQYAFALAEQGMNVVIMSRTKMTLDKVAKEISETTRRLVKVIVVDFTKDDVFADIEEQLKYLDIGVLVNNVGMMPSVVPRRFLEDEDLDQTIKRVINCNVKTMVKMCKIILPGMENRRKGVIVNIASGIASIPFPMYSLYAASKLCVSLLQIFVERFSQGLYAEYKDKGIIIQAVTPFGVSTRMVGYQQTNATMLAPQDFVTSSLQYIRAGDKTYGSLCHMFLGWLLHTIPLKILHTEFMLQGLKEYVERKQAEKSSSPVVKEA